The region AGAAGGTTCGTGTGTTTCTGCTCCTGCTTTTGCATGGTGTGATCCAGGTTAATAGCCATAGATTCCGTTGCCATCTCGCAAATTCTCCTGCTTGCCCCCGATGTTCACACCATCTTGAGGATGGGCTTCACTGTCTTCGTGACTGTCCCTATTCACGGGAAGTCTGGTCTAGGTTGAACGCGCTCAACTGGTCGAGGTTTGCAGCTGATAATGTGAAGGACTGGGTTCGTTACCAGGTACAGGGGCCTCATGCGACGTTATTTGTCGCGGCCATATGGGGTCTTTGGCGTTGGAGAAATATCTCAGTGCTAGGAGATAATGATTGGACTGTTGATGTAGTGGTTCGTTGGATTCTCCAAGAGCGTAAGGAGTATGAGATGTGGCTTGGGAACGGGACAGGTCTCGAGGCAGGTACGGAAGTTGTTCGATGGAAGCTCCCCCCATCTGGTTATTGTAAGCTCAATACTGATGGGGCCTATAGTCATAGCCAGCAGCGTATGGGGTGTGGAGGGCTTGTTAGAGACACTGGCGGAGCTTGGGTTAAAGGCTTTATGgctggtagtggtggaggggaTCCTCTTATGGCAGAGATCCTAGCTTTGAAGATGGGCTTTACCCTCTTGTGTGATAATGGCATTAGATCTGCATTGTGTGAAGTGGACTGCAAGGAGATTGTTGACACGCTACATGGTGATCATTACCACTTTCATCAGCTAGCTACTGAGTTTGGGGAGATTAAGACGTTGATGAATCAAGAATGGACCATCCAGATTACTCATATTCCTCGTAGTGCGAATGATGCAGCTGACTGTCTAGCAGAGCTGGGAGCTGTCCGCCAGTGTAACATTCTTTGGttggaggatcctcctcctgaGCTTAATCCCATCTTGGCTAGGGATCTGTTAGCCTTGTAGCTTTTCTTGTCCTtttttattttccgatgtaccaaaaaaaaagtcaacCTTGAACAAAATAGAtggtttctttccttttttcgcCGCATGTACAATCTCATTCACCACTACCACACCATCCAACATGTTGCACCCTCCTAGGAAAGCAGATTGCTTCTCGTCAATGACTTTTGGAAGCACTCCTTTCAAGCGTGTAGCAAGAATCTTAGCCACCACTTTAAACAAGCAACCAATAAGCAAAATAGGCCGAAACTCATGAAGGCCCTGAGTTGAATCAACCTTCGGGATTAGTACTATAAAAGAAGCATTGCTTCCTCTAGGCCAAGATCTATTTGTCCAAAAGTCCTCCACCGCTCCTTTCAGGTCCTCCTTTAGAATCTCCCAAAACTCTTTAATGAACTTGAAATTGTACCCGTCCGGACCCAGACTTTTATTGCCATCACAATCCCACACCGCTTCTCTAATCTCCTCCAAAGTGATACAGGCACATAGGCGGCGATTGTCCTCATCATAAATCTGGTTGAAGAGCACACCATCAAGCCTTGGCCTTCGGGTAAAAGGTTGATTCTGGAATTTCTCCTCAAAGAACTCTTTAACCCTCTCCTTGACCCTGGTCACATCCTCAACCCAACTACCATCCATCACCAAGCCCACTATAGAATCTGTTTTTCTCTTCCAGTTAACAATAGAATGAAAGTATTTAGTATTCATGTCACCTTCTTTGATCCACCGTAGCCTAGACTTCTGAAAAAGCAGGGATTCATTCAGTTTTGCAATCCTCCAAAACTCAGCTTGCACTTGTTGTCTCTCTTTTGTCTCCTCAATGCTTAAACCCACATTCTCTGCTACGACATCCAGATCCTGTAATCTCTTCACAATGTTTCTCCTTGTAGCCAACACATTGCCAAAGACCTCAACATTCCACTTTTTCAGTTCAGCTTTTAATAATTTCAGTTTCTCCTTAATGACAAAGATGCCTCTCCCTTGTACCTGAAAAGAAGACCAAGAGTCCAAAACAAACTTCTTAAACGAAGGGTGTTGAAACCAACAATTTAGAACCCGAAAAGGTTTTGGTCCCCAATTTTGCACCACAGATCTAAGAAGAAGGGGACAATGATCTGAAATGTCCCTAACCAATACAGATTGGAAGCAATGAGGCCAATGGTTGGTCCACCCGTCAGAAACCAGAAATCTGTCCAAGCGACTCATGGATTGTCCATTTGGTCCAAACCAAGTGAACTTCCTCCCATGTAGTGGCACATCCATAACCTCCAAGTCATCAATGAAGCGGTTAAATTCAGTCATCTCTGTAGCGTTCTGAATGTGAGCCTCTATCACCCCCCTCCTCTCCTTAACTATTCTGACCGCGTTAAAGTCTCCAGCTACACACCACACCGCTATCGTCGATCTTCTTTTCCACTCTACTAACTCAAGCCACAACCTGCGTTTCTCTTCCATCAAGCATGAAGAATAGACATTCACCACAACACAAGCGACATCAAGCTCACCCTAAAAATCGGATAACCCAATAAAGCCACTACCAATCAGACATTCATACAATTTGAAGACTCCTCTACGCCAAATACAGAGCAATCTCCCAGCCCTATTGACGGCCGACGTTGCTTTCCACTCAAAGCCTCCATCATCCCAAAGAGCACCACACAACCTTGAATTCACCTCCTGTAATTTAGTTTCTTGCAGTAATAACATCTCTACCTGTTCTTGTACCACAATCTCCTGAATACATCTCCATTTGACCCTATTGGCCACCCCTCTTTCATTAAGGCTTAGGATCTTCATGGAATACCTTCAACATCCCCTGCATCAGAGTTCTTGGCCATCTTTATCAACTCTTCCCACCCCTTTTGGTCTCTTTTTTCCATTTCAATCAACATTTCTACTACCTCCTCTTCACTGCCAGCAAAGGTCATTCCTAGCTCTTTCCCCAACCCACAGAGTTTCTTAGCCTCATCATGCAGATTTTGAAGCCAAAAACGTCTGTTGCAATTTGCAACAGCACCATCAGAAAGAGAGTCACTCATGGATAACAATAACTGGCGTTTTCCCCTTCTTTTATCAGTTGCTACTGCTAAAGCTGAGGGGTGTGATGATCTTGTCGCTCTCTTTGAGTTGTCATCCACAGAGTTGACAACAAGAGACATACCACGTCTATCTTGCAAAGGTTGCGAGCACAACTCTGTCCCAACACCTTCTAGCAGATTTGTATCACTTTCTTTCTGTTGCTCTTTTTCGAGCCTCGCCGTTTCCAATCTTTTTGCAAAAGAATCTGAGTCAATCCTATTGGAAGAGATAAGGGTGCACTTTTCCAATCTGGTAGGGATCACTTCGTTATAAGATTGAAGAGGTCCACCTTCTTCATGATCAAGTAATTCAGGCCCACTAGCCGACCCAATAATTTGTAAAGGCCCAACTCCAGGTGAGTCCAAACCATCAAGGGCCTGCTCATTCATATCACGTGCCATATTGCAGCTATTTTCTTCCAAAGTCAACGTTGGATTCAAGTGAGCGTTGTTGACGTCTGGCTCTGTCTCTGACATCCCAACAAACTCCTGAACCAATTCACTGTCTCCCACAGTGCCAGCATGGACGGTTTGAACTTCTGGAATAGGGTTTTGGGGCGGAGAACCTATGTTGTATGCGCCGCCGCCACCCACCAAGGCCAAAACGCCGTCGTCCACTTCCTGCTCAAACTCGCCACCGTCTCCTAGACTAGAGTTACCATCAGCGTCATCAGTGTTACCTTCTTCCCCTTCCGCTGATTCAGAAACGTCTTCGCAAAACCTTGCGGAGTGGCACCAACACCGTGCTTGCTCCGTATTCCAGATTTCCTCAACAAAGCGTAATCCCACGT is a window of Lotus japonicus ecotype B-129 chromosome 5, LjGifu_v1.2 DNA encoding:
- the LOC130719169 gene encoding uncharacterized protein LOC130719169 codes for the protein MTEFNRFIDDLEVMDVPLHGRKFTWFGPNGQSMSRLDRFLVSDGWTNHWPHCFQSVLVRDISDHCPLLLRSVVQNWGPKPFRVLNCWFQHPSFKKFVLDSWSSFQVQGRGIFVIKEKLKLLKAELKKWNVEVFGNVLATRRNIVKRLQDLDVVAENVGLSIEETKERQQVQAEFWRIAKLNESLLFQKSRLRWIKEGDMNTKYFHSIVNWKRKTDSIVGLVMDGSWVEDVTRVKERVKEFFEEKFQNQPFTRRPRLDGVLFNQIYDEDNRRLCACITLEEIREAVWDCDGNKSLGPDGYNFKFIKEFWEILKEDLKGAVEDFWTNRSWPRGSNASFIVLIPKVDSTQGLHEFRPILLIGCLFKVVAKILATRLKGVLPKVIDEKQSAFLGGCNMLDG